In Pedobacter heparinus DSM 2366, the following are encoded in one genomic region:
- a CDS encoding ATP-binding protein — protein sequence MKDKDAKYDIVRPEAEFQFQAARSYGYSIETSIADLIDNSISAKATKINISFGVDRYASFVRIEDNGTGMNEKQLRDAMRLGSLNPLTERSDDDLGRFGLGLKTASFAQCRRFTVKTKKARLREYVRCWDLDFVSKKKDWVLLKDCIDQHSRTNMGELTLGNNGTIVLWEKMDRLMESEEHNLDKENFYRKFENVKRHLGLIFHRYIERGNLEITVMNEIVNAINPFDISPEYPSQELQEEKLSIKGQPILIQPYILPHESKLSAEEKIQIQMIKGWTAHQGIYLYRNQRLISDGGWLDLDFRLKENQRLCRISIDLPNTLDKEWQIDVKKASAKIPDLIRKRIKEICLSAIEKAVKVYTHRGAYIRRRGEKKDTTFLWIAKQKQGVKTYSINEQHPLYELLFNHLGTQSLIFKDYVKLLAEAIPVNLIINDFADPRLTIGTPLQNKVDVLEEIYKSALKVLVESGSSEKNAIAQLNAMDVFQKLK from the coding sequence ATGAAAGATAAAGATGCGAAATATGATATTGTAAGGCCGGAGGCAGAATTCCAGTTTCAAGCAGCAAGATCTTATGGATATTCAATAGAAACATCCATCGCTGACTTGATTGATAATAGTATTTCTGCAAAAGCAACGAAAATAAATATATCCTTTGGCGTGGACCGCTACGCATCTTTTGTAAGAATTGAGGATAACGGCACTGGAATGAATGAAAAACAATTGCGGGATGCAATGAGACTGGGTAGTTTAAACCCTCTTACTGAACGAAGCGATGATGACCTTGGTCGGTTCGGCCTGGGTCTTAAAACGGCGTCATTTGCACAATGCAGAAGATTCACGGTTAAAACGAAAAAAGCCAGGTTAAGGGAGTATGTGAGGTGTTGGGATTTGGATTTCGTTTCTAAAAAAAAGGACTGGGTGTTATTGAAAGATTGTATAGATCAGCATTCCAGGACTAATATGGGCGAGCTAACACTTGGCAATAATGGTACAATTGTACTTTGGGAGAAAATGGACAGACTGATGGAGTCCGAGGAACATAATCTGGATAAAGAAAATTTCTATAGAAAATTTGAAAATGTTAAAAGACATCTTGGATTAATATTTCACCGATATATAGAGCGGGGCAATTTGGAAATTACAGTGATGAATGAGATTGTCAACGCAATTAATCCATTTGATATATCTCCTGAATATCCCTCTCAAGAATTACAGGAAGAAAAATTATCAATTAAGGGGCAACCCATACTTATTCAGCCTTATATTTTACCCCATGAATCTAAATTGTCTGCAGAGGAGAAGATACAAATTCAAATGATAAAAGGATGGACTGCACATCAGGGGATTTATTTATATAGAAATCAACGGCTAATTTCTGATGGTGGTTGGTTGGATTTAGATTTCAGATTAAAAGAAAACCAACGTCTGTGCAGAATTTCCATTGATTTACCAAACACTTTAGATAAGGAGTGGCAAATCGACGTCAAAAAAGCATCTGCTAAAATTCCGGATTTAATCCGGAAAAGAATTAAAGAAATATGTCTTTCTGCAATTGAGAAAGCTGTTAAGGTCTATACACACAGAGGAGCATATATAAGGAGGAGGGGTGAAAAAAAAGATACAACCTTTTTGTGGATTGCAAAGCAAAAGCAAGGAGTAAAGACATATTCTATCAATGAACAACATCCTTTGTACGAGCTGTTATTCAACCACCTTGGTACTCAATCACTAATCTTTAAAGATTATGTGAAACTTCTTGCTGAAGCGATCCCGGTTAATCTGATAATAAATGACTTTGCTGATCCGAGATTGACAATAGGTACTCCTTTGCAGAATAAAGTGGATGTCCTTGAAGAAATATATAAATCTGCTCTCAAGGTATTAGTTGAATCGGGATCTTCTGAAAAGAATGCAATAGCCCAACTGAATGCAATGGATGTATTTCAGAAATTAAAATAA
- a CDS encoding endonuclease, producing MIHFNQLKANIRSLFETFKKAMNYDSAMSQAIDAVCSPFSFEDVILQGKAFASLNELKDYIREELEEEVNLIVDDGTHFSLTDNEGHIDWYRSKKADDEIRFRFWNRYRKYLTHIKGWAESSVDKIDTISDEILENIEDPTIPNRAFDRRGLVVGYVQSGKTANFMGIVNKAIDSGYRIIIILAGTQESLRQQTQERIDEEVLGIDTNPEEKQKRIGVSTLPGEAYIPIDYFTESNLKPNKSGDFNIRKSRGTPPSSERPILFVVKKNKSILTNLRKYLEHWINIFDDDLTYKNDTVNQFNNLPLLIIDDESDQASINTKRTVSPDGDEVDPTAINYCIREILNLFRQKVYIGFTATPFANIFIRHDMDHRVLGKDLFPSAFIKTLGAPSNYFGPKEVFGLNNDADSGLPIYRSVVDAGGLHTVLPIGHKADYVLTELPQTLKLALKSFLISSAVRWSRGHDKKHNTMLVHCTRYNFVQSALAELINDEMSLIRTAILADDVEVLSEMQQLYITDFIPTSGEMDKNTPEWIDIVPFIKKTVKKLERGMPHYKWYCR from the coding sequence ATGATACATTTTAACCAACTGAAAGCAAATATAAGAAGTCTGTTTGAGACGTTTAAAAAAGCAATGAACTATGATAGTGCTATGTCGCAGGCAATTGATGCGGTATGCTCTCCTTTCTCCTTTGAAGATGTAATTCTTCAGGGAAAGGCATTTGCGTCATTAAATGAGTTAAAAGACTATATCCGTGAAGAGCTTGAAGAAGAGGTAAACCTGATAGTAGATGATGGAACACATTTTTCATTAACAGATAATGAAGGACATATAGACTGGTACCGATCCAAAAAGGCTGATGATGAAATCAGATTTCGTTTCTGGAACAGATACCGTAAATATCTCACACACATCAAGGGATGGGCTGAATCTTCGGTCGATAAAATCGATACTATATCTGACGAAATTTTGGAGAACATTGAGGATCCCACTATTCCTAACCGGGCGTTTGACCGCCGGGGGCTTGTTGTCGGATACGTGCAATCCGGTAAAACAGCAAACTTTATGGGCATTGTCAATAAAGCGATAGATTCTGGTTACAGAATCATTATAATACTTGCCGGTACGCAGGAAAGTTTACGACAGCAAACCCAGGAAAGAATTGACGAAGAAGTGTTAGGTATTGACACCAATCCTGAAGAGAAACAGAAAAGAATAGGGGTGTCCACGCTTCCGGGAGAAGCTTATATTCCGATTGATTATTTCACGGAATCCAACCTGAAACCCAATAAATCAGGTGATTTTAATATCAGGAAATCAAGAGGAACGCCGCCAAGCAGTGAACGGCCGATTTTGTTTGTAGTGAAAAAGAACAAATCCATACTTACCAATCTCAGGAAATACCTGGAGCACTGGATTAATATTTTTGACGATGATCTTACGTATAAAAACGATACGGTTAATCAGTTCAATAATCTACCCTTACTGATCATTGATGATGAGTCTGATCAGGCCTCAATCAATACCAAGAGAACCGTCAGTCCCGATGGGGACGAAGTTGACCCCACTGCCATCAATTACTGTATAAGAGAAATTCTGAACCTTTTCCGTCAAAAAGTTTATATAGGTTTTACTGCCACACCGTTTGCCAATATATTCATCAGACATGATATGGATCACAGGGTACTCGGAAAAGATCTTTTTCCTTCAGCTTTTATTAAAACCCTGGGTGCCCCATCCAACTATTTTGGTCCAAAGGAAGTTTTTGGCTTAAATAACGATGCTGATTCCGGATTGCCAATCTATAGAAGTGTTGTTGATGCGGGAGGATTGCATACTGTTTTACCAATTGGCCATAAAGCAGACTATGTATTGACGGAGCTACCACAAACATTAAAGCTGGCATTGAAATCCTTTCTGATTTCATCTGCTGTACGCTGGTCAAGAGGACATGATAAAAAACACAATACAATGCTGGTCCATTGTACCAGGTATAATTTTGTACAATCTGCACTGGCAGAACTGATCAACGACGAAATGAGTTTGATCCGGACAGCTATTCTGGCTGATGACGTTGAGGTTTTATCAGAAATGCAGCAATTATATATCACCGACTTTATCCCCACTTCCGGAGAAATGGATAAGAACACGCCTGAATGGATAGACATAGTCCCGTTCATTAAAAAGACCGTGAAAAAACTGGAACG